A region from the Streptomyces sp. 3214.6 genome encodes:
- a CDS encoding PRD domain-containing protein, with product MSSRQTIKKVLNSSVVLVEDDTGVERVLLGKGIGFGHKPGDTVPPNAPDRIFVPLPDDDRQHLTELLAAIPPGYIELTREIVALAADKGLDLDPHIYLALTDHLHFAAERTRQGLRVANRFTWEMRTLYPAQWTIGVRSVELLRERLGVQLPEDEAANVAFHLVNADTGAEHADPMRVVQLLNSVLQIVTHTTSARFDEDDLHKARFISHLQYFAERLFSGKLLTSTDDFLYTQLAGRYPRAVDAAGRIATYVRQTYGAEPPNEEIAYLALHIARVAPE from the coding sequence GTGTCGTCTCGCCAGACCATCAAGAAGGTACTCAACTCCAGCGTCGTCCTCGTGGAGGACGACACCGGGGTGGAGCGGGTGCTGCTCGGCAAGGGCATCGGCTTCGGGCACAAACCGGGCGACACGGTGCCGCCCAACGCCCCCGACCGCATCTTCGTCCCCCTACCGGACGACGACCGCCAGCACCTCACCGAGCTCCTGGCCGCGATACCGCCCGGCTACATCGAACTCACCCGGGAGATCGTCGCGCTGGCCGCAGACAAAGGACTCGACCTCGACCCGCACATCTACCTGGCCCTCACAGACCACCTCCATTTCGCAGCCGAACGGACCAGACAGGGACTGCGGGTCGCCAACCGCTTCACATGGGAGATGCGCACGCTCTACCCCGCACAGTGGACGATCGGGGTACGCAGTGTCGAACTCCTGCGGGAACGACTGGGGGTTCAGCTGCCCGAGGACGAAGCGGCCAACGTCGCGTTCCACTTGGTCAACGCGGACACAGGAGCCGAGCACGCCGACCCGATGCGCGTCGTTCAGCTGCTGAACTCGGTGCTGCAGATCGTCACCCACACCACCTCGGCCCGGTTCGACGAGGACGATCTGCACAAGGCCCGGTTCATCAGCCACCTGCAGTACTTCGCTGAGCGGCTGTTCAGCGGAAAACTCCTGACCAGCACCGACGACTTCCTCTACACCCAGCTCGCGGGCCGATACCCGCGTGCGGTGGACGCGGCCGGCCGCATCGCCACGTATGTGCGGCAGACCTACGGCGCGGAACCGCCCAACGAGGAGATCGCCTACCTGGCACTCCACATCGCCCGAGTGGCACCAGAGTAG